A portion of the Anaerolineae bacterium genome contains these proteins:
- a CDS encoding inositol-3-phosphate synthase, which yields MTAESKKVRVAIIGVGNCASAFVQGVHYYKDAPEDQEVPGLMHVNLGGYHIRDIEFTAAFDVVDTKVGLDLAEAIFAHPNNTIKFADVPKLGVKVYRGMTHDGLGRYLKNVVRKAPGSTDDIVRILKETRTDVVVNYLPVGSEMATKWYVEQVLDAGCAFINCIPVFIASQEYWDRRFRERGLPVIGDDIKSQVGATITHRVLTKLFHDRGVRLDRTYQLNFGGNMDFYNMLERERLESKKISKTGAVTSQLPYELEEGNIHVGPSDYVPWLTDRKWCYIRMEGRAFGDVPLNLELKLEVWDSPNSAGVVIDAVRCAKLALDRGIAGALKAPSAYFMKTPPVQFSDDEAHRLTEAFIAGEIEDV from the coding sequence ATGACCGCTGAAAGCAAAAAGGTGCGTGTCGCCATCATCGGCGTCGGCAACTGCGCATCCGCCTTTGTCCAGGGCGTACACTATTACAAGGATGCCCCGGAAGATCAGGAGGTGCCCGGCCTGATGCACGTCAACCTGGGCGGCTATCACATCCGCGATATCGAATTCACGGCCGCCTTCGACGTGGTGGACACCAAGGTGGGCCTGGACCTCGCGGAAGCGATCTTCGCCCATCCCAACAACACCATCAAGTTCGCCGACGTGCCCAAATTGGGCGTCAAGGTGTACCGCGGCATGACCCATGACGGGCTGGGAAGGTATCTCAAGAATGTGGTGCGCAAGGCCCCTGGCTCCACCGATGACATCGTGCGGATTTTGAAGGAAACCCGCACCGATGTGGTGGTCAACTACCTGCCGGTGGGTTCGGAGATGGCCACCAAATGGTACGTGGAGCAGGTGCTGGACGCCGGCTGTGCCTTCATCAACTGCATCCCCGTTTTCATCGCCAGCCAGGAGTACTGGGATCGGCGCTTCCGCGAGCGCGGCCTGCCGGTCATCGGCGACGACATCAAGAGCCAGGTCGGCGCCACCATCACCCACCGCGTGCTGACCAAGCTGTTCCACGACCGCGGCGTGCGCCTGGACCGCACCTACCAATTGAACTTCGGCGGGAACATGGACTTCTACAACATGCTGGAGCGCGAGCGCCTGGAGTCGAAGAAGATTTCCAAGACCGGCGCCGTCACCAGCCAGCTCCCCTACGAACTGGAAGAGGGGAATATCCATGTCGGCCCCAGCGACTATGTCCCCTGGCTCACAGACCGCAAGTGGTGCTATATCCGCATGGAAGGGCGCGCCTTCGGGGATGTGCCGCTGAACCTGGAGCTCAAGCTCGAGGTCTGGGACTCCCCCAACTCCGCCGGCGTAGTCATCGACGCCGTGCGTTGTGCCAAACTGGCGCTGGACCGCGGCATCGCCGGCGCTCTCAAGGCTCCCTCCGCCTACTTCATGAAGACGCCGCCCGTCCAGTTCAGCGACGACGAGGCACACCGCCTGACGGAGGCGTTCATCGCCGGCGAGATCGAGGACGTATAG
- a CDS encoding NAD(+)/NADH kinase → MKHIGILHHPRLPAARLLAEEIAAWLAVRGVTSRIDSALEEGEKLAHLNHQDMVITLGGDGTILRAARLSAMYNVPLLGINMGRVGFLTEFTPQDWQERLPAVLEGQYWVEERIMLRASARRQSQPLGTFDALNDVVVARGELARVLHVEASVNDTPLTTYVADGVIVATPTGSTAYALSAGGPILSPDLEAMLIIPVAPHLAFNRALVLPAGSQLTFAVHTYHHAQLIVDGQGETRLVDGDAVQVTISPYRCRFVRTQPRNYFYQNLVEKLHWRT, encoded by the coding sequence GTGAAACATATCGGCATCCTGCATCATCCGCGACTGCCGGCGGCGCGCCTTCTGGCAGAGGAGATCGCCGCATGGCTGGCTGTGCGGGGCGTTACTTCGCGCATCGATTCCGCGCTGGAAGAGGGCGAGAAACTGGCCCACCTGAACCATCAGGACATGGTGATCACCCTGGGCGGCGACGGCACCATCCTGCGGGCGGCAAGGCTGAGCGCGATGTACAACGTCCCCTTGCTGGGCATCAACATGGGGCGGGTGGGATTCCTGACGGAATTCACTCCGCAGGACTGGCAGGAGCGCTTGCCGGCGGTGTTGGAAGGGCAGTACTGGGTCGAGGAGCGCATCATGTTGCGGGCCTCCGCCCGCCGGCAGTCCCAGCCGCTGGGCACGTTCGACGCCCTGAACGATGTCGTGGTCGCAAGGGGAGAGCTGGCGCGCGTCCTGCACGTGGAAGCGTCGGTGAACGACACGCCGCTGACCACCTATGTGGCCGATGGGGTGATTGTCGCCACGCCGACCGGCTCGACCGCCTATGCGCTGTCCGCCGGCGGCCCCATTCTCTCGCCGGACCTGGAGGCGATGCTCATCATACCGGTGGCGCCGCATCTGGCCTTTAACCGCGCCCTGGTCCTGCCGGCCGGCTCCCAACTGACCTTCGCGGTGCACACCTATCACCATGCCCAACTCATCGTGGACGGCCAGGGCGAAACGCGGCTGGTGGACGGCGATGCGGTCCAGGTCACCATCAGCCCGTACCGCTGTCGCTTTGTGCGCACCCAGCCGCGGAACTACTTCTATCAGAACCTGGTGGAGAAGCTTCATTGGCGTACATGA
- a CDS encoding tetratricopeptide repeat protein — translation MNREVEELIRQGMAAARVGEKEEARRHFEAALRLDPNAAAAWLGLSGVVDSPEEKRRCFQRVLELEPGNAEALAGLAWLDRQQAQAPAEAPEVLYCANHPTVETVLRCNRCNKPICVECAVQTPVGYRCKECVAELQAHYFNAQAWDYPVAAAVTLFLSIFVGAFLPWLMSMLPYGWLFVFFLTPPISGGIAEAARRAVGRRRGKYTWLTTSAAGVLGGILGILILWWQIGVMPWLTFLIFIVLHASTLSMRLR, via the coding sequence ATGAACCGAGAGGTGGAGGAACTGATTCGTCAGGGGATGGCCGCCGCCCGCGTGGGGGAGAAAGAGGAAGCCCGCCGGCATTTTGAGGCGGCTCTGCGTCTGGATCCCAACGCGGCGGCCGCCTGGCTAGGATTGAGCGGCGTGGTAGATTCGCCCGAGGAAAAGCGCCGCTGTTTCCAGCGGGTGCTGGAGCTGGAGCCGGGGAACGCCGAGGCGCTGGCCGGCCTGGCCTGGTTGGACCGTCAGCAGGCGCAGGCGCCGGCGGAGGCGCCGGAAGTGCTCTACTGCGCCAATCATCCCACCGTCGAGACCGTCCTGCGCTGTAACCGCTGTAACAAGCCCATCTGCGTGGAATGCGCCGTGCAGACGCCGGTGGGCTACCGTTGTAAGGAATGCGTGGCAGAGCTTCAGGCCCATTACTTCAACGCGCAAGCCTGGGACTACCCCGTTGCCGCCGCGGTGACGCTGTTCCTCAGCATCTTTGTCGGCGCGTTCCTGCCCTGGCTGATGTCCATGCTGCCCTACGGATGGCTGTTCGTGTTTTTCCTGACGCCGCCCATCAGCGGCGGCATCGCCGAGGCGGCGCGCCGTGCCGTGGGGCGCCGGCGGGGCAAATACACGTGGCTGACGACCAGCGCCGCCGGCGTCCTCGGGGGAATACTGGGTATACTGATCCTCTGGTGGCAGATCGGGGTCATGCCCTGGCTGACATTCTTGATCTTTATCGTCCTGCATGCCAGCACACTGTCCATGCGTTTGCGGTGA